TAGATCAAGCATCTCTAGCAGCTCAAGGTTCGCGATTGCTGCATCTAGTGGACCAGTCAAATTATTCTTGGCCAATTTCAGGTCTCGAAGACTAGTCATCTGAGAGACTATGTCGAGGCAGCTGTTCTCGAGCCGATTTGATGACTATAGCACGTCAGTCCAAGGATGCGAGCTTCTGGTTCCCAATTCAATACCCACCAGATTAAGGGACGTCAGTTGTGACAGTCGACGGAAACCCAAAGGCACGTTAATAAGCAGATTACCGTGCAGATCGAGTGTCTCCAGGCCACCGAAGATGTTGCCCTGtgtatcgtcgtcgtcttggaaAGCATCCTGGCTCGTATCTGGGAAGATTGCGTCATCCAAATTTGCGAGCTGGTTATCAGCGGCAACAAGTCTGGTGAGGTCCACGCTTTCGGCCCAGCTGCCATCTTGGTTGCCGATGCTTTCCAAGTCATACATTCTCAAGACTTCTGGTGGGATCTCTTGCAAGCCAAGAGCCGCAATATTGAGCCGGCCACTAGTGCGAGCAGCCATTACCCGCTGTTTCAAAACCTTCGCGCCGGCATGTTCACCTTTGCGAAGGTTGAATGGGTCGTCGTGGTCCACGGCCAACTCGAGTTTATCATCGTAGGAGACTTTCTGCGGGCCAATTTCAGGACCGCCCTGTGCTCCGGATGCTCGCCGGACAGCTGCTCGTTTGGCAGCCTTCGCTTTTGCGATCTGTTCtctcaacgccgccgatgacTTGCGTGTTGACAGAGGTGCGGGTGATTGAGATACTCCAAGAGACTCAGTCCCCTGAGACGGGGATGATATTGTCCCATCCCATGTTGTGGTTGGGTTATCGGCTGGACCGACGTTGGCCTGCGTCAGGCTCGGGAGAGATGGCTTCCTCAGCAGCTCTCCCACCGACTTTCTAGGCTTGGGTGACCGCACTGACACGGTCTTCGCTCCCGATTTGAGTGACTTTAACCCTAAAGGTCGCACACCGGCACTGTCATGCTTCCCGTTGGTAGGGGACGTCAAAGGCGGCACCACGCTCTTAAACGAAGGAGTGGACAATCGATTGGGTGCTGGTTTCGAACTAGGTGTCTCGAATTTGTCCGTCGTTGACTGTTTATGAGGGGTTCCCCCAACGGTCGAGGCAGTAGCGTGCTTGGGGACACGTACGGGCGCCCGGGCGCTGTAGTATGTCGCGTCTTGATGGGCATCGCTCGATCCTGGCCTGCTGCCTTGTCGCGAAGCCACTCTCCCCGACCCATCAGAAGTATAGCTGGATCCAGGTCGTGAGTTACCACTAGCAGCTCGCGAAACTGGCCGTGCGGGCTCGAAAAAGGTGGACGGCTTCTTGCTCACGGCCGGCGAAGATGGGAGTCGAGCCAGGGTTTCCATCGTGCGCTCGGCAAGGGACGGGCGCGATCTAGTTGCGGCCTCGGGTGTCCCAAGCGGTCCGCTTTGGGCAGAGACTTTGTCCACTTCATCAGTTtcacccggcggcggggagaggCCTGGTGGCCGTTCCAGTGGTCGAGTCGTGGTTGGGTGATCACAGGGAGGCGGTCGAATGTTGCTAGTGCTTGTTCGTCGGTTGGGCTGAGATGCGACTCGAGAGGCATCCGGCCTCGTTGCCAACGGCTTCGCAGTTTGCTTTGCGCCTGCTGTAGGACGAAGCTGATCACGGGATACTGGAGTCCGCAAAGGTgtctcccgcccgccagtgCTGGCTGCACTAGATCGCAACTGGTTTCGGGATGACGATGCTCGCAACTTGGGCACGTTGAGCTCACGAGCTCCCGATCCGTTGCTCAATGTCTCTTTTAACGGCACAGAACGACTAGGCGAGGGTTGGGGTACGCCCGAAGGTTTTGCGAGAGCAGGAGAGCGCGGCACCGGTAGCCTCGAGAGGCGCGGGATGCCGCTGGGGCGCTCGGGAGCGCCATCCATTCTAGATGGACGAGCGGGTACTTGAGACCATGGCAATGAGCACAGCGTATCTTACGTCTACTATGTGCTGACCAATACTTCATGACGTACTTACTGTGTGTTGAGTGCTCAGATCTCGCGTACACCAAGCAGTCGATCCGTGCCGTCGATGCGTGGTACGCGGAACAAAAGTAAACAAAGACTTCCCGAGGCCCGTGTAGGGACGACTAGCTGGCGTCAAGAAGGCATCGATGAGGCCAGGTCGCAGGATTGATTTGCAGTCAAAAAAgaggggacgacgacattgaTAATGGAAGCAACGGGGCGTGGTTGGCACGGGACGAGGGCTTGACAGCTCAGTTTGGACCCTTGTCAGGGGATTGACGCGGACGCGATCCGGAATGAGATCCTTCTCGGAGCGTGGGGAGCTATTGGTAGCAGGTACAAGGCGCCAGGTACCGTGGCACGACATCACGTGGGCCGATTACCTTATGTTTCCCAGTTAGTAGTGCCAGCATGCAGTGCCTACAGTCAGGTGAGTTCACCTGGGGCTTCGTACCTGACCTGTAGATTAGTACCCCCAACCCAAGCTCTTCAGAGTATCTGTTCACCACGACTTAAAGGTTAGTAGTTTTGAGCTGCTCAGGGACCCGACGACGCATGAGACCTGTGCTGTTAAGGGGGCCTGCCCTGGTccctggagccgccgccgccacatgGCTGCCGGCGCACTGACGGGCGCCAGCTCCCGTCGGCAGCACGAATGAATGAGCTGCATGGGGCCTGCAGGCGTCCTCGTGGTCAACAAGGGGAAAGTGATGAGAGATATTCGCTTTAAGATGCATTACTCCGTACCCTGACCAACGTCAACAACGCTTGCAAACAATGAGCCTGCTTCAGTCGTCACTATCTTCGACCAGTATACATTCCCAATCCTCATCGTCTGCCTCTGAATCGCCGCTCCACGATTGTTGGTCTGAGGCCGAGTCTGCCTCCTCGCTGGAGTCTGATATTTCGATTGCGTCCTCCAGTGACGCACCTGTCTTATCTGCAGCAGTGTTTCTCGCTGCGACGGTTTCTGGAGTCGACTTTCGCCGAGGAGCAGAGCGTATCGGGAGTCGATGTGCCTGTTTAGCCCGTGCCGCCTGAGCTGCACCATgtcccctcctcctgctcccaCCGGTCACATCCCGCCAACCCCATTCTTTCATCAGTTCGGTGACCTGCGGATACACTGCTTTCCTTGCCCCGGCCCTGTCCTTGCTCTTGTTCAAGATCCTGTCGTACGGGGTATGGCAATGTCGAATGTGGGCGGCCACCGCAAGGCGTGCCTTTTCGCCCAGTGTCAGTTTCCCCGTTCGTCCTACCCTTCCACTTTTCTTCTTCATGGCCCGTTTGATGATCTTGCTCACTTCTCCTGATGGTACGTCGGGAAACATCTGTTCAATGGCGTCTCTGAACTCGCTCTCCATACAAGTGTCGCGCCTCTCGACGTTCGCTTGCCGCCGGACTCTACTTTCACGCTCCTCCTGGTGAACCTCGCGCAGAATCCATTTCGGCGCGCGCAGACCGAGAACCTTTCGCTTGTTCCGCACAACGTAGAGAGTCTTGTGTGCGGCATGCGTCTTGCGGCGGCATAGGCCCGTCATGAATGGGTTGCCTTTTTTGAGAAAGCCATAGCCGGACGGCAACGGCTCCTgcgcggagacgacgggctcgATTGGACTCATGGCCACATGCACATCTACTCGGAGTCAGCTAGATGAGCCCGCGGTGCTCGTTTCTGATGCAAGCGCGGGTGGGAGTTGCTGCAATGCTGACGTTTGGACGGTCGGCGATCACGCGTCGCGTTGTCGCGTAGCCCTATCGCGGCGTCTGTGAGTGAGGGCTCAGATCAGGATTCAGCGCGGCCACGAGAAGCATGGTTGAAGTGTTGATCACATTCTCTTGTCGAGTCCTTAAAAAGAAGCAGCTGAGACGCTCTGTTCAGCTTTTGGTGCCTTTGTTTGGTGCGTGCTTTAggctgtcgtcgcggtgGTGCACGCACGCTCCACGTTTTTGTGGCACGCCCCTGTCCCACCGCCAGGCCAGCGCTGACACAGTACCTGAACTGGGGCTTTCAGATGCCAGCCCCATATTCACCGTGAACGAGCATGATTCCACGAGTTACTTCACCCAAAGCATTCACACCCAGCGATGAACAAGAAGGTTCGATTTTTCTCCCGCGGGGAAAACATGCCAGTATTGGATCCTTTCCGTCGTCAATAATCGCCAAagccaccaccgacgacaaggccctAATACCATTCGAAGGAGGTTCATGTAGACGTCGCGTACACCATGA
This sequence is a window from Purpureocillium takamizusanense chromosome 8, complete sequence. Protein-coding genes within it:
- a CDS encoding uncharacterized protein (EggNog:ENOG503P5W7~COG:S); the encoded protein is MSPIEPVVSAQEPLPSGYGFLKKGNPFMTGLCRRKTHAAHKTLYVVRNKRKVLGLRAPKWILREVHQEERESRVRRQANVERRDTCMESEFRDAIEQMFPDVPSGEVSKIIKRAMKKKSGRVGRTGKLTLGEKARLAVAAHIRHCHTPYDRILNKSKDRAGARKAVYPQVTELMKEWGWRDVTGGSRRRGHGAAQAARAKQAHRLPIRSAPRRKSTPETVAARNTAADKTGASLEDAIEISDSSEEADSASDQQSWSGDSEADDEDWECILVEDSDD
- a CDS encoding uncharacterized protein (COG:S~EggNog:ENOG503NYSM), with product MDGAPERPSGIPRLSRLPVPRSPALAKPSGVPQPSPSRSVPLKETLSNGSGARELNVPKLRASSSRNQLRSSAASTGGRETPLRTPVSRDQLRPTAGAKQTAKPLATRPDASRVASQPNRRTSTSNIRPPPCDHPTTTRPLERPPGLSPPPGETDEVDKVSAQSGPLGTPEAATRSRPSLAERTMETLARLPSSPAVSKKPSTFFEPARPVSRAASGNSRPGSSYTSDGSGRVASRQGSRPGSSDAHQDATYYSARAPVRVPKHATASTVGGTPHKQSTTDKFETPSSKPAPNRLSTPSFKSVVPPLTSPTNGKHDSAGVRPLGLKSLKSGAKTVSVRSPKPRKSVGELLRKPSLPSLTQANVGPADNPTTTWDGTISSPSQGTESLGVSQSPAPLSTRKSSAALREQIAKAKAAKRAAVRRASGAQGGPEIGPQKVSYDDKLELAVDHDDPFNLRKGEHAGAKVLKQRVMAARTSGRLNIAALGLQEIPPEVLRMYDLESIGNQDGSWAESVDLTRLVAADNQLANLDDAIFPDTSQDAFQDDDDTQGNIFGGLETLDLHGNLLINVPLGFRRLSQLTSLNLSSNRLENSCLDIVSQMTSLRDLKLAKNNLTGPLDAAIANLELLEMLDLHGNGLSALPPNMGNMSRLRILNLSENRLESLSFESLARLPLAELTVKKNKLSGTLIQDSVGALPCLQSLDVSLNQLTHLISPDTSISLPAIHAVSLSMNRLRALPDVSSWTNLLTLAVDENNIADIPNGLTGLEKLRHADFASNDIRVVPPEISRMSSLAVLRLTGNPLRDRKLITASIDELRETLAVRLEPPPPYQETREQSTITGLMQRLVELDSKAVPAMGSPASLDAMDDDGRSDADDHFATPPTSAPHSPTRSRSHTMGSDLPMSPGKPAQGWNVKSGGLLDLSRTDSSVLDPAMCTALAAQHQVRQAHLHHNLFTCIPDSLSVFGATLCSLSMTHNHLTGDTFLAARLELPALRELNLASNHITSLQSLAQHLDAPVLEKIDVSLNRMKSIPERLKEAFPRLTVLLAANNQLTELDTETIRGLRIVDASNNDIAHLNPRIGLLGGHQGLHRLEVTGNRFKVPRWNILERGTEATLQWLRGRVPAEDMAAWKEENGDDSDSAGH